A single Crateriforma conspicua DNA region contains:
- a CDS encoding CPBP family intramembrane glutamic endopeptidase, with protein sequence MNQNPDPTFVYRSDANDPSADPGSLDGSQGRRVPGGDADSMSGDVSANGRPRVWTVFVALMLGLVLAVGFQVLWGIAMGVIEAGRGTPPQQIGPKLMSLLTDPWVFLLILVMSQAGFLLAAWIGISRSPVPWRQRISWRRPRAGWHVYPVTMLSSLLPLAFGLWAAIQVAKVIPADTSLEGLFDNFTVASGIAFVVLIGLLPGVIEEVLFRGYVQTRLVHRWGAVIGIAVTSILFALVHGGPHAIAAAAGLGCWFGYLAYRSDSIWPTIGCHIFVNSGLNAYRLLVMWLGWTEETQTVVGWSATIVGAIFFAVCLWPGYWQSARERDADDADAVEMPETVLGGR encoded by the coding sequence ATGAACCAAAACCCCGATCCAACATTCGTCTATCGATCCGACGCTAACGATCCGAGCGCCGACCCCGGTTCGCTGGATGGTTCGCAAGGTCGCCGAGTCCCTGGCGGCGACGCCGATTCAATGTCCGGTGACGTTTCGGCGAACGGTCGCCCGCGAGTATGGACGGTCTTTGTGGCACTGATGCTGGGATTGGTGCTGGCCGTCGGCTTTCAAGTGTTGTGGGGGATCGCCATGGGGGTGATCGAGGCGGGGCGTGGGACACCGCCACAACAGATCGGCCCCAAATTGATGTCGCTGCTGACCGACCCGTGGGTCTTTCTGTTGATCCTGGTGATGTCGCAAGCCGGTTTTTTGCTTGCGGCATGGATTGGCATTTCCAGGTCTCCGGTTCCATGGCGACAACGAATTTCGTGGCGCCGGCCCCGGGCGGGATGGCACGTGTATCCGGTCACGATGCTCAGTTCACTGTTGCCGCTTGCGTTCGGGCTGTGGGCGGCGATCCAGGTCGCAAAGGTCATTCCGGCGGACACATCGCTTGAAGGATTGTTTGACAATTTCACGGTGGCCTCGGGAATCGCATTTGTCGTCTTGATTGGATTACTGCCCGGCGTGATCGAGGAGGTCTTGTTCCGCGGCTATGTGCAGACCCGGTTGGTTCATCGTTGGGGGGCGGTCATCGGTATTGCCGTCACGTCGATTTTGTTTGCGTTGGTCCATGGGGGGCCACATGCGATCGCCGCAGCAGCGGGGCTGGGGTGTTGGTTCGGCTACCTGGCCTATCGCAGCGATTCCATTTGGCCGACGATCGGTTGCCACATTTTCGTCAACAGCGGGCTGAATGCTTATCGCCTGTTGGTGATGTGGCTGGGTTGGACCGAGGAAACACAGACCGTTGTCGGCTGGAGCGCGACGATCGTCGGAGCGATCTTCTTTGCCGTTTGTTTGTGGCCTGGTTATTGGCAAAGCGCGCGTGAGCGGGATGCTGACGATGCGGATGCCGTGGAAATGCCCGAAACGGTACTTGGCGGGCGGTAG
- a CDS encoding FHA domain-containing protein, producing the protein MNAPEHDPASPFRISLVSRNTETNGSRYPVDPKGFVIGRHDGCHLRLKSRSVSRRHCQIAVYKNRVVVCDLESRNGTLINGARCKPKRWCLLWHGDTLKIGKRLFRVSIRDSVSREAVTPDTIASIESGGSRKKDDVAAATQAANPVESNKSVDELFEELEQLKSSFSLGVSDDLSQGNLIDEEDVQPSGDTTMDESAYADTSAGSFLAETAEAIVGKDDSVFRIDPAEADEHPLDEDGDDENPRVGKLPDHIKHRRTVDSKNAAEEALKRFFEGR; encoded by the coding sequence ATGAACGCCCCCGAACATGATCCTGCCAGCCCATTCCGCATCAGCCTGGTTTCCCGCAACACGGAAACGAATGGTTCGCGGTACCCTGTGGATCCCAAGGGATTCGTCATTGGTCGGCACGATGGTTGTCATCTGCGGCTGAAAAGTCGGTCCGTCAGCCGCCGGCATTGCCAGATTGCGGTCTACAAGAACCGCGTGGTTGTCTGTGATTTGGAAAGCCGCAACGGCACTTTGATCAACGGGGCACGTTGCAAGCCGAAGCGATGGTGTTTGCTGTGGCACGGCGACACGTTGAAGATCGGTAAACGCTTGTTCCGTGTGTCCATTCGTGATTCGGTGTCGCGTGAAGCGGTGACACCGGACACCATTGCGTCGATTGAATCGGGCGGCAGTCGCAAGAAAGACGATGTCGCTGCTGCGACGCAGGCCGCCAATCCGGTCGAGTCCAACAAGAGTGTGGACGAGTTGTTCGAGGAATTGGAGCAACTGAAGTCATCGTTCAGCCTGGGCGTATCGGACGACCTGTCGCAAGGCAATTTGATCGATGAGGAAGATGTTCAACCCAGCGGCGACACGACAATGGACGAGTCGGCATACGCCGATACGTCCGCCGGCAGTTTTCTAGCGGAAACCGCCGAAGCCATCGTGGGCAAGGACGATTCGGTGTTTCGCATCGACCCGGCAGAGGCCGACGAGCATCCGCTTGATGAAGATGGTGATGACGAAAACCCCAGGGTTGGCAAGCTGCCTGACCACATCAAGCATCGCCGTACGGTAGATTCTAAGAACGCTGCCGAAGAGGCGTTGAAGCGGTTTTTTGAAGGTCGCTAG
- a CDS encoding sulfatase, whose translation MRLFSLLFVLTQGIVLGGLSATAAEKNEQIQTPANVLLICVDDLRPELNCFGQSYIQSPAIDALAEDGVRFTRHYVQAPTCGASRYAMLTGRYGPYGNAALLNRGKTILKQGDDADHPTMPGWFRRNGYAAVSVGKVSHHPGGRAGADWDDGSQPEMPGDWDRHLMPCGPWKHPRGAMHGLANGQIRSDAGKMDVFEAFDGPDESYPDGLIVETALTEMRRLQGDASGKPWFLAVGLIRPHLPFGAPAKYLQRYDGVSLPPIEHPQKPEGETTWHRSGEFMKYNRWGRDPNVDHEFATEVRRHYAACVSYADAQVAKLLDQLDQLAVSDNTIVVLWGDHGWHLGEHAIWGKHALFEEALRSPLIIRDPGSASRGGVVNRVVESIDIFPTLCDLALLPMPEFAHGQSLRPLFADDDQAAGTAVSYTKATTIRSDRFRLILHPSGHVELYDHASGDGETVNVAPSHPDVVKKLTRQMQDRLARRER comes from the coding sequence GTGCGTTTGTTTTCGCTTCTGTTTGTATTGACCCAGGGGATTGTGTTAGGTGGGCTTTCGGCGACCGCCGCTGAAAAGAACGAACAGATTCAGACGCCCGCCAACGTTCTGTTGATATGTGTCGATGATTTGAGACCGGAACTGAATTGTTTCGGTCAGTCGTACATCCAGTCACCCGCGATTGATGCGTTGGCCGAGGATGGCGTTCGGTTCACGCGGCACTATGTCCAAGCCCCGACCTGTGGTGCGTCCCGCTACGCCATGTTGACCGGACGATACGGGCCGTACGGAAACGCCGCCCTGTTGAATCGGGGCAAGACCATTTTGAAACAGGGCGATGACGCGGATCATCCCACGATGCCTGGTTGGTTTCGCCGCAACGGTTACGCAGCCGTGTCGGTCGGCAAGGTCTCGCATCATCCTGGTGGACGTGCGGGAGCGGATTGGGACGATGGCAGCCAGCCGGAAATGCCAGGCGATTGGGATCGCCATTTGATGCCCTGCGGCCCTTGGAAGCATCCGCGCGGGGCGATGCACGGGCTGGCCAATGGCCAAATCCGAAGCGACGCGGGAAAGATGGATGTATTCGAAGCGTTCGATGGGCCCGATGAAAGTTATCCCGACGGATTGATTGTCGAAACGGCGTTGACTGAAATGCGGCGTTTGCAGGGGGACGCATCTGGGAAGCCATGGTTCTTGGCCGTCGGCTTGATTCGGCCTCACTTGCCGTTTGGCGCACCGGCCAAGTATTTGCAACGCTATGACGGTGTCTCTTTGCCGCCGATCGAGCATCCGCAAAAACCGGAAGGCGAAACGACATGGCATCGGTCAGGGGAATTCATGAAGTACAACCGTTGGGGACGTGATCCCAACGTCGATCATGAATTTGCCACCGAAGTCCGTCGGCACTATGCGGCTTGCGTTTCCTATGCCGATGCCCAAGTCGCCAAGCTGTTGGACCAATTGGATCAGCTGGCGGTCAGTGACAATACCATCGTTGTTCTGTGGGGAGACCACGGTTGGCATCTCGGTGAGCACGCGATTTGGGGGAAGCATGCTTTGTTTGAGGAAGCGTTGCGATCCCCTTTGATCATTCGTGATCCCGGATCCGCGTCACGAGGCGGCGTCGTCAACCGTGTCGTGGAATCGATTGACATCTTTCCAACGCTGTGTGATCTGGCGTTGTTGCCAATGCCCGAATTTGCCCATGGGCAAAGCTTGCGGCCACTTTTCGCTGATGACGATCAGGCCGCCGGGACAGCGGTTTCCTACACCAAGGCGACCACCATCCGGTCGGATCGCTTCCGATTGATTTTGCATCCGTCGGGGCATGTGGAACTGTACGATCATGCATCTGGCGACGGCGAAACGGTGAACGTTGCACCATCGCATCCCGATGTCGTGAAGAAATTGACACGGCAAATGCAAGATCGGCTGGCACGACGCGAACGTTAG